From Nguyenibacter vanlangensis, one genomic window encodes:
- the scpB gene encoding SMC-Scp complex subunit ScpB, producing the protein MATDMAADAAPPAAPPAAPPAGLPAPPELAVRLVEALVFASADPVSERVVAELLEAQGQVPADIEDLSTYVRGVIDAVVARYDGRGVAPVQVAGGWQFRTAPDLAPRLTRVLHRPRRLARATMETLAIVAYHQPCTRAEIEEIRGVSLSQQVLDTLLEASLIVPRGRKEVPGRPILWGTSADFLRHFGLRDLRDLPRREELLVDVPDNPALRAHAGSAVPQGAGTAEAGASREESGVTILAEGADDV; encoded by the coding sequence ATGGCTACCGACATGGCTGCCGACGCGGCCCCACCTGCCGCCCCACCTGCTGCCCCCCCTGCTGGGTTGCCGGCGCCGCCCGAACTGGCGGTGCGGCTGGTCGAGGCCCTGGTCTTCGCCAGCGCCGATCCGGTGTCCGAGCGGGTGGTCGCCGAATTGCTGGAGGCCCAGGGCCAGGTCCCGGCGGATATCGAGGATCTGAGCACCTATGTCCGCGGCGTGATCGACGCGGTGGTCGCGCGGTATGACGGGCGCGGCGTCGCGCCGGTGCAGGTGGCCGGCGGCTGGCAGTTCCGCACCGCGCCCGACCTGGCGCCGCGCCTGACCCGCGTGTTGCACCGGCCGCGGCGGCTGGCGCGCGCCACCATGGAGACGCTGGCCATCGTCGCCTATCACCAGCCCTGTACCCGCGCCGAAATCGAGGAGATTCGCGGCGTTTCGCTGAGCCAGCAGGTGCTGGACACACTGCTGGAGGCGTCGCTGATCGTGCCGCGCGGCCGCAAGGAGGTGCCGGGCCGGCCGATCCTGTGGGGGACGTCGGCCGATTTCCTGCGCCATTTCGGCCTGCGCGACCTGCGCGACCTGCCGCGGCGCGAGGAATTGCTGGTCGACGTGCCGGACAATCCCGCGCTGCGCGCCCATGCCGGGTCCGCCGTGCCGCAGGGGGCCGGGACGGCGGAGGCAGGTGCGTCCAGGGAGGAATCCGGAGTGACGATATTGGCCGAGGGGGCCGACGATGTTTAA
- the tatC gene encoding twin-arginine translocase subunit TatC, producing MDNANPEGTRLEGDTIDDKPMPLLDHLVELRRRLIWSAVTFGLCFLLCYHFSSRIYLFLAQPLGTVMRAQGEQPHLIYTALYEAFFTYIKVAFFGAAFLSFPMIAVQAWMFIAPGLYRSEKRAFLPFLVATPVMFVLGAALAYYFVFPFAWKFFLSFQTADGQDGLQIQLQAKVSEYLALVMKLIMAFGVAFELPVVLTLLARVGIVTAEMLARFRRYAYVAAFIVAAILTPPDIITQTGLAVPLIGLYEISIFCARLVQPRRLEDVEQEKPDA from the coding sequence ATGGATAATGCCAACCCGGAAGGCACGCGCCTGGAGGGCGACACGATCGACGACAAGCCGATGCCGCTGCTGGACCATCTGGTCGAGCTGCGGCGGCGCCTGATCTGGTCGGCGGTAACCTTCGGCCTGTGTTTCCTGCTGTGCTATCATTTCTCGTCGCGGATCTATCTCTTCCTGGCGCAGCCGCTGGGCACGGTGATGCGCGCGCAGGGCGAGCAGCCGCACCTGATCTATACCGCGCTGTACGAGGCGTTCTTCACCTATATCAAGGTGGCGTTCTTCGGCGCGGCGTTCCTGTCCTTTCCGATGATCGCGGTGCAGGCCTGGATGTTCATCGCCCCCGGCCTGTATCGCAGCGAGAAGCGGGCCTTTCTGCCGTTTCTGGTGGCCACGCCGGTCATGTTCGTGCTGGGGGCGGCGCTAGCCTATTATTTCGTCTTTCCCTTCGCATGGAAATTCTTCCTGTCCTTCCAGACGGCGGACGGGCAGGACGGCCTGCAGATCCAGCTTCAGGCCAAGGTGTCGGAATATCTGGCCCTGGTCATGAAGCTGATCATGGCCTTCGGCGTGGCGTTCGAACTGCCGGTGGTGCTGACCCTGCTGGCGCGGGTGGGCATCGTCACCGCCGAGATGCTGGCGCGGTTCCGGCGCTATGCCTATGTCGCGGCCTTTATCGTCGCCGCGATCCTGACGCCCCCCGACATCATCACCCAGACCGGCCTGGCGGTGCCGTTGATCGGTCTGTACGAAATTTCCATCTTCTGTGCGCGTCTCGTCCAGCCACGGCGCCTGGAGGATGTCGAGCAGGAGAAACCAGATGCATGA
- a CDS encoding helicase-related protein: MTSESPARRAVEAALAETGLAVETRELPKLERTVARALTPGEDRVDAATFRRALCAVRRKPWSSRLMDLTRRSGEVWITRADAEAAVAGIDDPEPGDARLLAALADVVRARLRATAETPAAALETIRADLFDGTGRVLSPAEVDILSQAIAGAFDLPPDADFVEDVRRTEQARHQEHEAIEQAARARRREEVRRLRAWEDSLVPFAEVPRLLHCSQREALRWIAENRLPVARRVPQPDGTERWEFDPEELVALRARLPEWRRESYEADIRGRGAPIPDQGTRKVGNAVIARVAALDRYAAHFKTARALKRRITLVIGPTNSGKSHTALEALAGAESGMALAPLRLLAHEFREALTARGVPTSLATGEERIDVPGSRHLAATVEMCPLHNPVDVAIVDEAQMLADPDRGAAWTAAIMGAPARHLFVLGAPDCVPMVRRIAELCGDPLDEIRLERKSPLVVAGQPVRIQDLRPHDALIAFSRREVLDWRAMLLARGHRVAVVYGALSPEVRRAEAQRFNDGRADILIATDAIGMGLNLTIRRVIFTALRKFDGTQTRDLTSQEVKQIAGRAGRYGKHEEGIVSVMADAGSLSFIRTMLAAPPDDLPDLRPQVQPDADIIQAVAAEIGSDSLFGVLARIRRAVLRRDDPNYRLANMEQAFAIATALEGVTGLTLAQRWVYAMCPVDDRDNGIQRLVHWAADHAADRPVIPPGTGRLPPADRADRMELERAEKRHKRLVAWRWLSMRFPDAYRARTEAEEATARLNDWIEDVLRQQSSRDHAAAHDAPRTPQPQKHGRPDGRHGHRKGGAKAADGRNGGDGIDRGGRPGAGRPGRRPAGRAPIGR, from the coding sequence ATGACATCCGAATCCCCCGCCCGCCGCGCCGTCGAGGCCGCGCTCGCCGAAACCGGCCTGGCCGTCGAAACCCGCGAACTGCCGAAGCTGGAACGCACCGTCGCCCGCGCCCTGACCCCGGGCGAAGACCGCGTGGACGCCGCCACCTTCCGCCGGGCCCTCTGCGCCGTGCGGCGCAAGCCGTGGAGTTCGCGCCTGATGGACCTGACCCGCCGATCGGGCGAGGTCTGGATCACCCGGGCGGACGCCGAGGCCGCCGTCGCCGGCATCGACGACCCCGAGCCCGGCGACGCACGCCTGCTGGCCGCCCTTGCGGATGTGGTGCGGGCCCGGCTGCGCGCAACCGCCGAAACGCCCGCGGCGGCGCTGGAGACCATCCGCGCCGACCTGTTCGACGGTACCGGCCGCGTGCTCTCGCCCGCCGAAGTGGACATCCTGTCGCAGGCGATCGCGGGCGCCTTCGACCTGCCGCCCGATGCCGATTTCGTCGAGGACGTGCGCCGCACCGAGCAGGCCCGGCACCAGGAGCATGAGGCGATCGAACAGGCCGCCCGCGCCCGCCGGCGCGAGGAAGTGCGCCGCCTGCGCGCCTGGGAAGACAGCCTGGTGCCGTTCGCCGAGGTGCCGCGCCTGCTGCATTGCAGCCAGCGCGAGGCCCTGCGCTGGATCGCCGAGAACCGGCTGCCGGTGGCCCGCCGCGTGCCGCAGCCCGACGGCACCGAACGCTGGGAATTCGACCCCGAGGAACTGGTCGCGCTGCGCGCCCGCCTGCCGGAATGGCGGCGCGAATCCTACGAGGCGGACATCCGCGGACGCGGGGCCCCGATCCCCGACCAGGGCACGCGCAAGGTCGGCAACGCGGTCATCGCCCGCGTGGCGGCGCTGGACCGCTACGCCGCGCATTTCAAGACCGCGCGGGCGCTCAAGCGGCGCATCACGCTGGTGATCGGACCGACCAACAGCGGCAAGTCCCACACGGCGCTGGAAGCCCTGGCCGGGGCCGAAAGCGGCATGGCCCTGGCGCCGCTGCGCCTGCTGGCCCACGAGTTCCGCGAGGCCCTGACGGCGCGCGGCGTGCCGACGTCGCTGGCGACGGGCGAGGAACGGATCGACGTCCCCGGCAGCCGGCATCTGGCCGCCACCGTCGAGATGTGCCCGCTCCACAACCCGGTGGACGTCGCGATCGTCGACGAGGCGCAGATGCTGGCCGACCCCGACCGGGGCGCGGCCTGGACCGCGGCGATCATGGGCGCGCCCGCCCGGCACCTGTTCGTGCTGGGCGCGCCCGACTGCGTGCCGATGGTGCGGCGGATCGCCGAATTGTGCGGCGACCCGCTGGACGAGATCCGGCTGGAACGCAAAAGCCCGCTGGTGGTCGCCGGCCAGCCGGTGCGCATCCAGGACCTGCGCCCGCATGACGCGCTGATCGCCTTCTCGCGGCGCGAGGTGCTGGATTGGCGCGCCATGCTGCTGGCGCGGGGCCACCGGGTGGCCGTGGTCTACGGCGCGCTCAGCCCCGAGGTCCGCCGGGCCGAGGCGCAACGCTTCAATGACGGGCGGGCCGACATCCTGATCGCCACCGACGCGATCGGCATGGGGCTGAACCTGACCATCCGCCGGGTGATCTTCACCGCGCTGCGCAAGTTCGACGGCACCCAGACGCGCGACCTGACGTCGCAGGAAGTCAAGCAGATCGCCGGCCGCGCCGGACGATACGGCAAGCACGAGGAAGGAATCGTCTCGGTGATGGCCGATGCCGGCAGCCTGTCCTTCATCCGGACCATGCTGGCGGCCCCGCCCGACGACCTGCCCGATCTTCGCCCCCAGGTGCAGCCCGACGCCGACATCATCCAGGCCGTGGCGGCGGAAATCGGCTCGGACAGCCTGTTCGGCGTGCTGGCGCGCATCCGGCGCGCCGTGCTGCGGCGCGACGACCCGAACTACCGGCTGGCGAACATGGAACAGGCCTTCGCCATCGCCACCGCGCTGGAAGGCGTCACCGGCCTGACCCTGGCCCAGCGCTGGGTCTATGCCATGTGCCCGGTCGACGACCGCGACAACGGCATCCAGCGCCTGGTCCACTGGGCGGCGGACCATGCCGCGGACCGCCCGGTCATCCCGCCCGGAACCGGCCGCCTGCCCCCGGCCGACCGTGCCGACCGGATGGAACTGGAACGCGCGGAAAAACGCCACAAGCGGCTGGTGGCCTGGCGTTGGCTGTCGATGCGCTTCCCCGACGCCTATCGCGCGCGCACCGAGGCCGAGGAGGCGACGGCCCGCCTGAATGACTGGATCGAGGACGTGCTGCGCCAGCAGAGCAGCCGCGACCATGCCGCCGCCCACGACGCCCCGCGCACGCCGCAGCCGCAGAAACACGGCCGCCCGGACGGACGGCACGGCCACCGCAAGGGCGGCGCCAAGGCCGCGGACGGCCGGAACGGCGGCGACGGGATCGATCGGGGCGGCCGGCCCGGCGCGGGCCGCCCGGGGCGGAGACCGGCCGGGCGCGCGCCTATCGGGCGCTGA
- a CDS encoding ScpA family protein has product MLRLDGFEGPLDLLLELARAQKVDLARISILQLVEQYLAIVESARRIRLELAADWLVMAAWLAWLKSRLLLPAEEGGGEDAEDAAELLQARLLELARIGQAAEWLAARPQLGRDVFARGEREDLTEIDRSGLALDLPQLMGAYMAAMRRGARKRVYQPRRLQFWTVQDALARLHRLLGTEAAIPGTGAGAGWCALDSFLPESGPGLDAEDDLERTRLRRAAMAGTLIAGLELARNGAIELRQEEIFGRIMLRACDPAGQAAANDQAASDQADEQAAGEAAPERMDAAE; this is encoded by the coding sequence ATGCTGCGCCTGGACGGGTTCGAGGGGCCGCTGGATCTGCTGCTGGAGCTGGCGCGCGCGCAGAAGGTCGATCTGGCGCGCATCTCGATCCTGCAACTGGTCGAGCAATACCTGGCCATCGTGGAATCGGCGCGGCGCATCCGGCTGGAACTGGCGGCGGACTGGCTGGTCATGGCCGCCTGGCTGGCCTGGCTGAAATCGCGGCTGCTGCTGCCGGCCGAGGAGGGGGGCGGCGAGGATGCCGAGGACGCGGCCGAATTGCTGCAGGCGCGCCTGCTGGAACTGGCGCGGATCGGCCAGGCCGCGGAATGGCTGGCGGCCCGGCCGCAACTGGGCCGCGACGTCTTTGCCCGGGGCGAGCGCGAGGACCTGACCGAAATCGACCGTTCGGGCCTGGCGCTGGATCTGCCGCAATTGATGGGCGCCTATATGGCGGCGATGCGCCGGGGGGCGCGCAAGCGGGTCTATCAGCCGCGGCGCCTGCAATTCTGGACGGTGCAGGATGCGCTGGCCCGCCTGCACCGGCTGCTGGGCACCGAGGCGGCCATCCCCGGGACCGGTGCCGGCGCCGGCTGGTGCGCGCTGGATTCCTTTCTGCCCGAATCCGGTCCGGGGCTGGATGCCGAGGATGACCTGGAGCGCACCCGGCTGCGCCGGGCCGCCATGGCCGGCACCCTGATCGCCGGGCTGGAGCTGGCGCGGAACGGCGCGATCGAATTGCGGCAGGAGGAAATTTTCGGCCGCATCATGCTGCGGGCCTGCGATCCGGCGGGCCAGGCTGCCGCCAATGATCAGGCTGCCAGTGATCAGGCGGACGAACAGGCAGCGGGCGAAGCGGCTCCCGAGAGGATGGACGCGGCGGAATGA
- the serS gene encoding serine--tRNA ligase, producing the protein MHDLRALRADPAAFDAALARRGEAPVAATIVRLDEDRRAAVTTLQEKQARRKSLSKEIGALRRTGADSAGLEAEGGRLRAEIEGLEILVRELDAEIRDALVTLPNRLDGGVPDGADETANVVVREVGERRNFAFAPREHYALGEALGLMDFETAAKLSGTRFVVLRGALARMERALGQFMLDLHVQEHGYTETAVPVLVNEAAMFGTDKLPKFADQSFRTEDGRWLIPTAEVPLTASVAGEILPASALPRRLVALSACFRSEAGAAGRDTRGMLRQHQFQKVEMVSITGAEDSDAEHERMTRCAETVLERLGIPYRRMLLCAGDTGFGAARTYDLEAWLPGQQAWREISSCSTTRDFQARRMNARYRPGTDAAPEFVHTLNGSGLAVGRTLIAVMENYQNADGSITVPQALRSYMNGLAVVSAR; encoded by the coding sequence ATGCATGACCTTCGCGCCCTGCGCGCCGACCCCGCCGCCTTCGACGCGGCGCTGGCCCGCCGGGGCGAGGCCCCGGTCGCCGCGACGATCGTCCGGCTGGACGAGGATCGGCGCGCCGCCGTGACCACGCTGCAGGAGAAGCAGGCCCGCCGCAAATCCCTGTCGAAGGAGATCGGGGCGCTGCGCCGCACCGGCGCCGACAGCGCCGGGCTGGAAGCCGAGGGGGGCCGCCTGCGCGCGGAGATCGAGGGGCTGGAGATCCTGGTCCGCGAACTGGATGCCGAGATCCGCGATGCGCTGGTCACCCTGCCCAACCGGCTGGATGGCGGGGTACCCGACGGCGCCGACGAGACGGCCAATGTCGTGGTGCGCGAGGTGGGCGAGCGGCGGAATTTCGCCTTTGCGCCGCGCGAGCATTACGCGCTGGGCGAGGCGCTGGGCCTGATGGATTTCGAGACCGCCGCCAAATTGTCGGGGACCCGCTTCGTGGTGCTGCGCGGGGCGCTGGCGCGGATGGAGCGCGCGCTGGGGCAGTTCATGCTGGACCTGCATGTGCAGGAGCATGGCTATACCGAAACGGCGGTGCCCGTGCTGGTGAACGAGGCCGCGATGTTCGGCACCGACAAGCTGCCGAAATTCGCCGACCAGTCCTTTCGGACCGAGGACGGGCGCTGGCTGATCCCGACCGCCGAGGTGCCGCTGACCGCCAGCGTGGCCGGAGAGATCCTGCCGGCATCCGCCCTGCCGCGCCGCCTGGTGGCCCTGTCGGCGTGCTTCCGTTCCGAGGCCGGGGCGGCGGGGCGCGACACGCGCGGCATGCTGCGCCAGCACCAGTTCCAGAAGGTCGAGATGGTGTCGATCACCGGCGCCGAGGACAGCGATGCCGAGCATGAGCGCATGACGCGCTGTGCCGAGACTGTGCTGGAGCGGCTGGGTATTCCCTATCGCCGCATGCTGCTCTGCGCCGGCGATACGGGATTCGGCGCGGCGCGCACCTATGACCTGGAGGCGTGGCTGCCCGGGCAGCAGGCCTGGCGGGAGATTTCCTCGTGCTCGACCACGCGGGACTTCCAGGCGCGGCGGATGAATGCCCGCTATCGCCCCGGCACGGACGCGGCGCCGGAATTCGTGCATACGCTGAACGGTTCGGGCCTGGCGGTGGGGCGGACGCTGATCGCCGTGATGGAAAATTACCAGAACGCCGACGGCAGCATCACCGTGCCGCAGGCCCTGCGCTCCTATATGAACGGGCTGGCGGTCGTCAGCGCCCGATAG
- the tatB gene encoding Sec-independent protein translocase protein TatB — MFNFAWSEMALIGVVALLLIGPKDMPVAIRTITGLIKKARKMAAEFQSHVDEMVRDADLTAARDEFNRMRRFNVRNQIMQAIDGDGSIRRTLDESPLAEAPQHSRPADMAAPSGTLAGFDPGGLHEYGYATPVASYAETAYPPVEDEGPPPALLPPSVARRLAADRARLRPPAFLPPVRVMHGARRVAVGAADTQFVEGRGSNDFV; from the coding sequence ATGTTTAATTTCGCCTGGTCCGAGATGGCGCTGATCGGGGTGGTCGCCCTGCTGCTGATCGGGCCCAAGGACATGCCGGTGGCGATCCGGACCATCACGGGCCTGATCAAGAAGGCCCGCAAGATGGCGGCGGAATTCCAGTCCCATGTCGATGAGATGGTGCGCGACGCCGACCTGACTGCCGCGCGGGACGAATTCAACCGCATGCGGCGCTTCAACGTGCGCAACCAGATCATGCAGGCCATCGACGGCGACGGCTCGATCCGGCGCACGCTGGACGAATCGCCGCTGGCGGAGGCGCCCCAACACTCGCGCCCGGCGGACATGGCGGCCCCGTCCGGAACCCTGGCGGGTTTCGACCCCGGCGGGCTGCATGAATACGGCTATGCCACGCCGGTCGCGTCCTATGCCGAGACAGCCTATCCGCCGGTCGAGGATGAGGGCCCGCCGCCGGCCCTGCTGCCGCCGTCGGTCGCCCGGCGGCTGGCCGCCGACCGGGCGCGGCTGCGTCCGCCGGCCTTCCTGCCGCCGGTGCGGGTGATGCACGGGGCGCGGCGGGTTGCCGTCGGCGCCGCGGATACGCAATTCGTCGAAGGGCGGGGCTCAAACGATTTCGTCTGA
- the gorA gene encoding glutathione-disulfide reductase, whose product MTYDFDLFVIGGGSGGVRCARIAASHGARVAVAENRHWGGTCVNLGCVPKKLMVQASEYADLAADSLGFGWDVAPGTHDWAALIAAKDREIARLNGIYVSLLEKSGVTLFTGTARFEDAHTVIIGPGALDPHAPAPHAPDQGAPERRVTAERIVIATGSSPDLPEIEGIGHAISSDQAFHLPSRPQRVCMVGGGYIGIEFAGIFQGLGSSVDLVYRQDLPLRGFDQDMRAAMRDAIAARGIRQHPNRSPVAIRPLDAGDGAGGYAVLLDDGSRIAADCVFFATGRRPNVRSLELRRAGVETTAHGRIVVDQAGETSASGIYAIGDVTNRQNLTPVAIAEGHNLADRLFGTGSPRHWSLETTPKAVFFSPPLASVGQTEAEAAVEGAVDIYLARFTPMRHTLSGRSRKTVMKLVVDQGTQRVVGAHMIGDDAPEMMQGLAIAVTAGLTKADFDRTVGIHPTSAEEFVTMRTRTRVTERQDD is encoded by the coding sequence ATGACGTATGATTTCGACCTGTTCGTCATCGGCGGGGGCTCGGGCGGCGTGCGCTGCGCGCGCATCGCCGCCAGCCATGGCGCCCGCGTAGCGGTGGCCGAGAACCGGCACTGGGGCGGAACCTGCGTCAATCTGGGCTGCGTGCCCAAGAAGCTGATGGTCCAGGCCAGCGAATATGCCGACCTGGCGGCCGACAGCCTGGGCTTCGGCTGGGACGTCGCGCCGGGTACCCATGACTGGGCCGCGCTGATCGCGGCCAAGGACCGTGAGATCGCGCGGCTGAACGGCATCTATGTCTCGCTGCTGGAAAAGTCGGGCGTGACGCTGTTCACCGGTACCGCCCGGTTCGAGGACGCGCATACCGTCATCATCGGTCCCGGCGCCCTGGACCCTCATGCTCCGGCCCCCCATGCTCCGGACCAGGGCGCTCCTGAGCGGCGGGTGACGGCCGAGCGGATCGTGATCGCCACCGGCTCCAGCCCCGATTTGCCGGAGATCGAGGGGATCGGCCATGCGATTTCCTCGGACCAGGCATTCCACCTCCCGTCGCGGCCGCAGCGCGTCTGCATGGTCGGCGGCGGCTATATCGGCATCGAATTCGCCGGTATCTTCCAGGGGCTGGGCTCGTCGGTCGATCTGGTCTACCGCCAGGACCTGCCGCTGCGCGGGTTCGACCAGGACATGCGCGCGGCGATGCGCGACGCCATCGCGGCGCGCGGCATCCGCCAGCATCCGAACCGCTCGCCCGTCGCCATCCGGCCGCTGGACGCCGGGGACGGGGCAGGCGGATATGCGGTGCTGCTGGATGACGGGTCGCGCATTGCCGCGGATTGCGTGTTCTTCGCCACTGGCCGCCGGCCCAATGTCCGTTCGCTGGAGTTACGCCGTGCCGGGGTGGAAACCACCGCCCATGGCCGCATCGTGGTCGATCAGGCCGGCGAGACGAGCGCGTCGGGCATCTATGCCATCGGTGACGTGACCAACCGCCAGAACCTGACGCCGGTGGCGATCGCCGAGGGCCATAACCTGGCCGACCGCCTGTTCGGCACCGGCAGCCCGCGCCACTGGTCGCTGGAGACGACGCCCAAGGCCGTCTTCTTCTCGCCGCCGCTGGCCAGCGTGGGCCAGACGGAGGCGGAAGCGGCCGTGGAAGGCGCGGTGGACATTTATCTGGCCCGTTTCACCCCCATGCGCCACACGCTGAGCGGCCGGTCGCGCAAGACGGTGATGAAGCTGGTGGTGGACCAGGGAACGCAGCGCGTGGTGGGGGCGCACATGATCGGCGATGACGCGCCGGAAATGATGCAGGGCCTGGCGATCGCGGTG
- a CDS encoding SPOR domain-containing protein, translating into MNDTDPLDRDPHAERLSRARERMSADYDDAPPRRARPRRGVLEGLLGSDPLTRRLAYGAAGLGGLLVLGIGGWALVGHQPSGIPVLGPPPGPVRVRPLDPGGMQVLGAEAPTADDGSAAHLAPLPEQPRPDQLARQYGAPPAAAPSAPVNSPVNSPAAEPVMKPAAGPATTAAAVAAPVQAPVAGPAPVAPPVAAPSSAPVAPFPAPPGAPSVTPAGGRYGVQLAALDSEVAAQKEWARLVQHYPDLFAGHEPIIERTERNGAVFFRLRTRGFASIAQATSFCEHVRLNGLACALAGF; encoded by the coding sequence ATGAACGATACCGATCCCCTGGATCGCGATCCCCATGCGGAGCGGCTGAGCCGCGCCCGCGAGCGCATGAGCGCCGATTACGACGACGCGCCGCCCCGCCGCGCCCGTCCGCGTCGCGGCGTGCTCGAAGGGCTGCTGGGGTCCGATCCCCTGACGCGGCGCCTGGCCTATGGCGCGGCGGGGCTGGGTGGCCTGCTGGTGCTGGGCATCGGCGGCTGGGCGCTGGTCGGCCACCAGCCGTCGGGCATTCCGGTGCTGGGGCCGCCGCCGGGACCGGTGCGGGTGCGGCCGCTCGATCCGGGCGGCATGCAGGTCCTGGGCGCCGAGGCCCCGACCGCCGATGACGGGTCGGCCGCGCATCTGGCCCCGCTGCCGGAACAGCCGCGTCCCGACCAGTTGGCCCGGCAATATGGCGCGCCGCCCGCCGCGGCGCCGTCCGCGCCCGTTAATTCGCCAGTCAATTCGCCTGCCGCGGAGCCTGTCATGAAGCCTGCCGCGGGGCCCGCCACGACGGCGGCGGCTGTTGCGGCGCCCGTTCAGGCGCCCGTTGCCGGCCCCGCGCCTGTTGCGCCCCCGGTCGCGGCGCCGTCTTCTGCGCCCGTCGCGCCGTTTCCCGCGCCGCCTGGCGCCCCATCCGTCACGCCGGCGGGCGGGCGGTACGGGGTGCAGCTTGCCGCCCTCGATTCCGAGGTGGCGGCGCAGAAGGAATGGGCGCGCCTGGTCCAGCATTATCCCGACCTGTTCGCCGGGCACGAGCCGATCATCGAACGGACCGAGCGCAATGGCGCGGTCTTTTTTCGGCTGCGGACCCGTGGTTTTGCCAGCATCGCGCAGGCGACCTCGTTCTGCGAGCATGTGCGGCTGAACGGCCTGGCCTGCGCCCTGGCCGGTTTCTAG
- a CDS encoding ferredoxin--NADP reductase encodes MSDMLMTQATGTVPTGLEPVAGEAGVYHLAEPTKTYGHLNAETVLSVHHWTDRLFSFTTTRDAALRFENGQFAMIGIEVEGKPLLRAYSIASANYEDQMEFLSIAVPDGALTSRLRHVKPGDRVLIGRKPTGTLLLDNLRPGRNLYFLATGTGLAPFMSLIKDPTVYERFDRVILSHTVRVSGELAYANHIRHELPQHEFLGEDVAGKLLYYPAVTREPFAVTDRITKLIESGKIFADLEIPPLDPEHDRVMICGSPEMLADTEAMLVARGFDEGNNSNPGAYVVEKAFAER; translated from the coding sequence ATGTCCGATATGTTGATGACGCAAGCCACCGGGACCGTTCCCACCGGTCTGGAGCCCGTCGCGGGCGAGGCGGGCGTGTATCATCTGGCCGAGCCGACCAAGACCTATGGCCATCTGAATGCCGAAACGGTGCTGAGCGTCCATCATTGGACGGACCGGCTGTTCAGCTTCACCACCACCCGCGACGCCGCGCTGCGCTTCGAGAACGGGCAGTTCGCGATGATCGGGATCGAGGTCGAGGGCAAGCCGCTGCTGCGCGCCTATTCCATCGCCAGCGCCAATTACGAAGACCAGATGGAGTTCCTGTCGATCGCGGTGCCCGACGGAGCGCTGACCTCGCGCCTGCGGCACGTCAAGCCGGGCGACAGGGTGCTGATCGGCCGCAAGCCCACCGGCACCCTGCTGCTGGACAATCTGCGCCCGGGGCGGAACCTGTATTTCCTGGCCACCGGCACCGGCCTGGCCCCGTTCATGAGCCTGATCAAGGACCCCACGGTCTATGAGCGGTTCGACCGGGTGATCCTGAGCCATACCGTGCGCGTCTCGGGCGAGCTGGCCTATGCCAACCATATCCGGCACGAGCTGCCGCAGCACGAATTCCTGGGCGAGGATGTGGCGGGCAAGCTGTTGTACTACCCCGCCGTGACGCGCGAGCCGTTCGCCGTCACCGACCGGATCACCAAGCTGATCGAAAGCGGCAAGATCTTCGCCGACCTGGAGATTCCGCCGCTGGACCCGGAGCATGACCGCGTGATGATCTGCGGGTCGCCGGAGATGCTGGCCGACACCGAGGCCATGCTGGTGGCCAGGGGCTTCGACGAGGGCAATAATTCCAACCCCGGCGCCTATGTCGTCGAGAAGGCCTTCGCCGAGCGCTGA